The following coding sequences are from one Planctomycetaceae bacterium window:
- a CDS encoding leucyl aminopeptidase has protein sequence MAKQIIKIDVKAAKADVTKIKVDCLALGVYSDDKNSDILNTLDKKLGGAIANVKKIGDFKAKANSSIFIYTQGKIAAERILLVGFGEKKKATMDIFRRASAKAAYEAVGISAKSLAIAMHYDEPKTDYEKLGQIVAEGVHFGAYRYDEFLTNGENGRAEKFSARVISDNQVVVKKLQAGIEVGQLIGGAQNYSRTLCNRPANYVYPQQLASEAKKMASSVGLGCTIIDDKKMAKIGMNAILAVGKGSINKPRMIILKHTAKGRARNSAPIAIVGKAITFDTGGISLKPGADMHEMKMDMTGGAAVLMTMQIIAKLKLPLNVYGIICAAENRPDAASYLPGDIITTYSGKTIEVLNTDAEGRVVLSDGLEQARRLGCKTAVDLATLTGACVVALGKSRAGLFSNDDKLTERLKAAAADTDEPLWQMPYGQEYIDEIKGKIADLKNIGSRWGGACNGAAFIGEFAKDIAWAHLDIAGKTDICDSMKSYTQPGSIGFGVRLLTSFLMNY, from the coding sequence ATGGCAAAGCAAATTATAAAGATTGATGTCAAGGCCGCCAAAGCGGATGTAACGAAAATTAAAGTCGATTGTCTGGCTCTCGGCGTTTACAGCGATGATAAGAACAGCGATATTCTCAATACGCTCGACAAGAAACTTGGCGGGGCGATTGCGAATGTAAAAAAAATAGGCGATTTCAAAGCCAAGGCAAACAGCAGTATATTCATCTATACACAGGGCAAAATCGCGGCTGAAAGAATCCTGCTGGTCGGGTTTGGCGAAAAGAAAAAAGCGACGATGGATATTTTCCGCAGAGCATCAGCCAAAGCCGCTTACGAGGCGGTCGGCATAAGCGCGAAGTCTCTTGCGATTGCGATGCATTATGATGAGCCGAAAACAGATTATGAAAAATTAGGGCAGATTGTCGCCGAGGGTGTTCACTTCGGCGCATACAGATATGATGAATTTCTGACGAACGGCGAAAACGGCAGAGCGGAAAAATTTTCAGCCCGTGTAATTTCTGATAATCAAGTTGTTGTGAAAAAATTACAGGCCGGTATCGAAGTCGGCCAGTTAATCGGCGGCGCGCAGAATTATTCGAGGACATTGTGCAATCGTCCTGCGAATTATGTTTATCCGCAGCAGCTTGCCAGTGAGGCAAAGAAAATGGCTTCTTCGGTTGGTTTGGGCTGTACGATTATCGACGACAAAAAAATGGCGAAAATCGGAATGAACGCTATTTTAGCGGTCGGCAAAGGCTCTATCAATAAGCCGAGAATGATAATTCTCAAACACACTGCCAAAGGCAGAGCCAGAAATTCTGCTCCGATTGCTATTGTCGGCAAGGCGATTACTTTCGACACCGGCGGTATTAGTTTGAAGCCGGGCGCCGATATGCACGAGATGAAAATGGATATGACCGGCGGCGCAGCGGTGCTGATGACAATGCAAATTATCGCGAAACTGAAACTGCCGCTCAACGTTTATGGAATTATCTGTGCAGCGGAAAACAGGCCGGATGCTGCCAGCTATTTGCCAGGCGATATTATCACGACATACAGCGGAAAGACAATCGAAGTGCTGAACACCGACGCAGAAGGCAGGGTTGTTTTGAGCGACGGTCTTGAACAGGCACGCAGATTAGGATGCAAAACCGCGGTGGATTTGGCGACATTAACCGGCGCCTGCGTTGTAGCGCTTGGCAAATCCAGAGCGGGCCTTTTCAGCAATGACGACAAACTTACCGAAAGACTCAAAGCCGCCGCTGCCGATACGGACGAGCCGTTGTGGCAGATGCCTTATGGTCAGGAATACATCGACGAGATTAAAGGCAAAATCGCAGACTTGAAAAATATCGGAAGCAGATGGGGCGGCGCTTGCAATGGCGCAGCCTTCATCGGCGAATTCGCGAAAGACATTGCATGGGCGCATTTGGACATTGCGGGCAAGACGGATATTTGCGATTCTATGAAAAGTTATACGCAGCCCGGCTCAATCGGATTCGGCGTAAGACTGCTGACCAGTTTCCTTATGAATTATTAA
- the folE gene encoding GTP cyclohydrolase I FolE has protein sequence MAKKKINTARIEKAVKDILLAVGENVNREGIKQTPKRVAAMYTELLAGESENPKQFIKSVFNEKCDEIVLLRDIPFYSICEHHLMPFIGKAHVAYLPSDCVLGVSKLARIVDCFARRLQVQERLTAQIADFLTENLNPQGVAVVIEASHSCMTIRGIKKPGSVMVTSALRGIFKKDPRSRAEVLSLMHNA, from the coding sequence ATGGCAAAGAAAAAAATAAATACCGCGCGAATTGAAAAAGCTGTTAAGGATATTCTTCTTGCTGTCGGTGAAAATGTGAATCGCGAAGGTATAAAGCAGACACCAAAACGTGTCGCCGCGATGTACACGGAATTGCTTGCGGGAGAATCTGAAAATCCAAAGCAATTTATAAAGAGCGTCTTCAATGAAAAATGCGATGAGATAGTTTTGCTGCGTGATATTCCATTTTACAGTATTTGCGAACATCATTTAATGCCGTTCATCGGCAAGGCTCACGTCGCGTATCTGCCGAGCGATTGTGTTCTGGGCGTTAGCAAACTGGCGAGGATCGTGGATTGTTTCGCACGCAGGCTTCAGGTTCAGGAAAGACTGACGGCGCAGATTGCCGATTTTCTGACCGAGAATTTGAATCCGCAGGGCGTTGCGGTTGTGATTGAGGCTTCGCATTCGTGTATGACGATTCGCGGAATTAAAAAGCCCGGCTCGGTTATGGTTACAAGCGCTCTTCGCGGAATATTCAAAAAAGACCCGCGCAGCAGAGCTGAAGTTTTGAGCCTTATGCATAACGCTTAA
- a CDS encoding 6-carboxytetrahydropterin synthase, producing MHLLSRQIRFAIDPFTDSQQTGSNSYCAKPTAEGLAFFFTLYVELKSNVNKDTGFVVNVAEIDKIVRGKTIGLFNDFVADKCHSRESGNPIQFAKLLTKVWRKIENDFLPAEINSLSLELMPARKITVKERTGDMLYFSEKFEFAASHTLWNTKFSEDENFKLFGKCANKCGHGHNYIVEITIKKQSAGKQIIAGDYERIVDENFISVVDHKNLNADVEYFKKANPTVENIAEFAYKSLEGKFKPAKLDCVTVWENDRTFCCYRNE from the coding sequence ATGCACCTGCTTTCACGACAAATTCGTTTCGCGATAGACCCGTTTACTGATTCGCAGCAGACAGGCAGCAATTCATATTGCGCAAAACCAACGGCGGAAGGTCTGGCGTTTTTTTTTACGCTGTATGTTGAACTCAAAAGCAATGTTAATAAAGATACCGGCTTTGTGGTCAACGTTGCGGAAATCGATAAAATCGTAAGAGGTAAAACCATCGGTCTTTTTAACGATTTTGTTGCTGATAAGTGTCATTCCCGCGAAAGCGGGAATCCAATTCAATTCGCGAAATTGCTCACGAAAGTCTGGCGGAAAATTGAAAATGATTTCCTGCCGGCAGAAATAAATTCTCTTTCACTTGAATTAATGCCTGCGAGAAAAATTACCGTAAAAGAAAGGACAGGCGATATGCTTTATTTTTCTGAAAAATTTGAATTTGCCGCAAGTCATACTTTATGGAACACAAAATTTTCTGAAGATGAGAATTTCAAACTTTTCGGCAAGTGCGCGAACAAATGCGGACACGGCCATAATTATATTGTTGAAATTACAATTAAAAAACAATCAGCGGGCAAACAAATTATTGCCGGCGATTATGAACGCATTGTCGATGAAAATTTTATCAGCGTCGTTGACCATAAAAATTTAAACGCCGATGTGGAATATTTTAAGAAGGCAAATCCTACGGTTGAAAACATTGCCGAATTTGCGTATAAAAGTCTGGAAGGGAAATTCAAGCCGGCAAAACTCGACTGTGTAACCGTCTGGGAGAACGACAGGACGTTTTGCTGTTATCGAAATGAATAA
- a CDS encoding DUF2079 domain-containing protein, which yields MVAKNEYQPEEVIEQPGNQSRGYLIAALALAAFAIIMFADVLFKTNPQILSYLGSDLSKEFIDWRCFGFEQLRHGNLALWNPHVYCGIPFFGGFQSALLYPLNFLFMILPPARAFNVSIVLHIILTGLFMFLWARHRGLKPQACFFSAVLLMFCGPYFMHICVGHVSNLCAMAWVPLVFLCIDGIFDKRSLNWVITGIAAVSMLILAGHPQYVFYTAVTAAVYCMLLLVNHPYRIRVLSLLGIMCVWAGLLVSVQLLTGLQESAYSIRGDEGLGFNFAAFFSFPPENLLTLIAPNFFGSISDNSYWGRCYLWEMSLFFSVTGFVLAIYGQVYGSGSQRRYCMTLIIVLFILAMGAHTPLLKFLYNFVPGFDKFRGNSKFIFPMTVFAVMLSGIGLHRLITLNSKPCLRWIIGIGFAGICLFAVAGAIVGSVSEYRADGWWHDFMKFVQSAAAEFHESYCESSLYDNSRFVFFAAYRASISLVIAAVTLVLLSCLFALKRRWHYAVYAVILLAMSELIMFAFPLRPTFDSAAIKMPQQFQKNIPSKGDFRILNMFDKNAAMIDGMFDVWGDDPGILRRYAYFMDFAENLDHDAVTKSFSHRFFSLLRLRYVIVQENNQPRLLTLSNPVLPRLTLVRDFQVMKDRDDILNLLASPEFDPNQTVILESQPEPLPQRSCTSCNQDTVKIIDESTDHLTIEADINSPAILLVTDAYHPNWKITALAGSSQSKYELLPADYVLRAVPLDKGVHRFRMEYRPTVFIAGMWISTVSLAAYFLLCLQRLYSLCKKRKNTELH from the coding sequence ATGGTTGCAAAAAATGAATACCAACCGGAAGAGGTGATTGAACAACCGGGAAATCAAAGCCGAGGCTACTTAATTGCTGCACTTGCGCTGGCTGCATTTGCAATAATCATGTTTGCAGATGTGCTTTTTAAAACCAATCCGCAGATTCTTTCATATCTCGGCAGCGATCTTTCAAAAGAATTTATCGACTGGCGTTGTTTTGGTTTTGAACAGTTAAGGCATGGAAATCTGGCACTATGGAATCCTCACGTGTATTGCGGCATTCCATTCTTTGGCGGGTTTCAATCGGCTCTTTTGTATCCGCTTAATTTTTTGTTTATGATACTTCCACCGGCCAGGGCTTTTAATGTAAGTATAGTGCTGCATATAATATTGACCGGTTTGTTTATGTTTCTCTGGGCCCGACATCGCGGGTTAAAACCGCAGGCGTGCTTTTTCTCCGCAGTGCTGCTTATGTTTTGCGGGCCGTATTTTATGCATATTTGTGTCGGCCATGTATCTAATCTTTGTGCAATGGCGTGGGTTCCGCTTGTTTTTCTTTGCATCGACGGCATCTTCGATAAGCGTTCATTGAATTGGGTGATTACTGGTATAGCGGCTGTTTCAATGCTTATTCTGGCAGGCCATCCGCAATATGTGTTCTACACTGCCGTGACTGCCGCTGTTTATTGTATGCTGCTGCTGGTAAATCATCCGTATCGAATTCGTGTTTTGTCCCTTTTGGGGATTATGTGTGTTTGGGCCGGCCTGCTTGTTTCTGTACAGCTTTTGACAGGGTTGCAGGAATCAGCTTATTCAATTCGCGGTGATGAGGGACTGGGATTTAATTTTGCCGCCTTTTTTTCGTTTCCTCCGGAAAATCTTCTGACTCTAATTGCTCCTAATTTTTTCGGTTCGATTTCTGACAACTCTTATTGGGGCAGATGTTACCTTTGGGAGATGTCGCTGTTTTTCAGCGTAACAGGATTTGTTCTTGCCATATACGGTCAGGTTTATGGCTCCGGCAGTCAGCGTCGCTATTGTATGACATTGATAATCGTATTATTTATTCTTGCGATGGGTGCGCATACGCCATTATTAAAATTTTTATACAACTTCGTACCGGGTTTTGATAAGTTTCGCGGCAATTCAAAATTTATTTTTCCCATGACAGTCTTTGCCGTGATGCTTTCCGGTATCGGGCTTCACCGGTTAATCACGTTAAACAGTAAACCTTGCCTGCGGTGGATAATAGGCATTGGATTTGCGGGTATTTGTTTGTTTGCGGTAGCGGGTGCCATTGTCGGTTCAGTTTCAGAATACCGCGCAGATGGCTGGTGGCACGATTTTATGAAATTTGTACAATCTGCGGCAGCGGAATTTCACGAGTCGTATTGCGAATCTTCCTTATATGATAATTCCCGTTTTGTTTTTTTTGCAGCGTATCGGGCATCAATTTCATTAGTTATCGCCGCAGTAACACTGGTGCTTTTATCCTGCCTTTTTGCGTTGAAACGGCGATGGCATTATGCGGTTTATGCAGTTATACTGCTTGCGATGTCTGAACTAATTATGTTTGCTTTTCCGCTTCGTCCGACATTTGATTCGGCAGCGATAAAAATGCCGCAGCAATTCCAAAAAAATATTCCCTCTAAAGGTGATTTTCGGATTCTTAATATGTTCGACAAAAATGCGGCGATGATAGATGGCATGTTCGATGTGTGGGGTGACGATCCGGGAATCCTGCGAAGATATGCTTATTTTATGGATTTCGCGGAAAATTTAGATCATGACGCAGTAACGAAAAGTTTTTCACATCGTTTCTTTTCGTTATTGCGGTTGCGATATGTGATTGTGCAGGAAAATAATCAGCCGCGTTTGCTGACATTAAGCAATCCGGTTCTTCCTCGTTTGACGCTGGTTCGTGATTTTCAGGTAATGAAGGACCGTGATGATATTCTGAATCTGCTGGCTTCGCCTGAATTTGACCCCAATCAAACTGTTATTCTCGAATCACAGCCGGAACCTTTGCCGCAGCGGTCATGCACGTCATGCAATCAGGACACTGTAAAAATCATTGATGAATCGACTGACCATCTGACTATTGAGGCTGACATCAATAGTCCGGCAATTTTGCTTGTTACCGATGCGTATCACCCCAACTGGAAGATAACGGCGTTGGCCGGAAGCTCTCAATCAAAATATGAGCTGCTGCCTGCCGATTATGTTTTGAGGGCGGTTCCGCTGGATAAAGGTGTGCACAGGTTTCGTATGGAGTACCGTCCCACAGTTTTTATTGCGGGTATGTGGATTTCAACTGTATCTCTTGCGGCTTACTTTCTTTTGTGTCTACAGAGATTGTATTCGTTATGCAAAAAAAGAAAAAATACTGAATTGCATTAA
- a CDS encoding lipopolysaccharide kinase InaA family protein — protein MERVFFADSYEQVFADKGLKTFDDIYNCDDGQQINKNTKRNVSVLRFKTKDGEKKFFLKRLHDSHFKDMLFVFMNTGKIVSQAAYEWGNISRLAKVGVGAPTLACYGEKLLLGIERKSFIITQELDGQCLTDFVAQNWAMLPQLEKEKIIISLAKNIRKIHDAQISLPDLYVWHIFISPNANNDYNFAFIDLNRMKRNMWNKGEKVENLGRLHHSMLDKYFDKPLRKLLIEAYADEKKQREIENLIRRVEKYSRKFSARRKVKLY, from the coding sequence ATGGAAAGAGTTTTTTTTGCCGATTCATACGAGCAGGTTTTTGCCGACAAGGGCCTGAAAACCTTTGATGACATTTATAATTGCGACGACGGTCAGCAAATCAACAAAAACACCAAAAGAAATGTCAGCGTACTTCGGTTTAAAACAAAAGACGGCGAAAAAAAGTTTTTCCTCAAACGGCTGCACGATTCGCACTTCAAGGATATGCTCTTTGTGTTTATGAACACCGGCAAAATTGTCAGTCAGGCCGCTTATGAATGGGGCAACATCAGCCGCCTTGCCAAAGTTGGCGTTGGCGCACCAACGCTTGCCTGTTATGGCGAAAAGCTTCTGCTCGGCATTGAACGAAAATCATTTATCATAACGCAGGAACTTGACGGACAGTGTTTGACGGATTTTGTCGCGCAAAACTGGGCAATGCTGCCGCAGTTGGAAAAAGAGAAAATCATAATTTCGCTTGCGAAAAATATCCGAAAAATTCACGATGCTCAAATCAGTTTGCCGGATTTATACGTCTGGCACATATTCATCAGTCCAAACGCAAACAACGATTATAATTTCGCGTTTATAGATTTGAACAGAATGAAAAGAAATATGTGGAACAAAGGCGAAAAAGTTGAAAACCTCGGCAGGCTGCATCACAGTATGCTGGACAAATATTTCGACAAACCTTTGCGAAAACTGCTTATTGAAGCTTATGCCGATGAAAAAAAACAAAGAGAAATTGAAAATCTAATTCGCAGAGTGGAAAAATACTCGAGGAAGTTTTCAGCAAGAAGAAAAGTAAAACTGTATTAA
- a CDS encoding rod shape-determining protein RodA: MLASAAGLVAISIMMIYASGNPYDSSASLGGVTDIWKKQAIYAAGGFLGFIFINSFNYKKLGAMSGWLYIGIIILLALLLVDSFVDIPFVPVKKGSRRWITFGSFLQIQPSEFFKLIYIIALGWHLRYRSNYRNLFSLVPPFILTIIPMGLIFLEPDLGTVLLMLPVFLTMLFLAGAKVKHLVLIILAGTIALPVLWLNMHDYQRMRVSSVLLQSRLDGSDNWLKQQCMEKPWLAKLLGVSAERLRTWEADEGFHLTRSKLAIASGGLSGQGYRSGPFVKYYTFLPEKHNDFIFAFISHQWGFGGGLLVIGLYAMLVACGLEIASASTDMFGSYVAAGISIIFAIQVIVNIGMNTGLMPITGITLPLISYGGSSLVVNIMSVGLVNNIGRTK, encoded by the coding sequence ATGCTCGCATCCGCGGCCGGTCTTGTCGCTATCAGTATTATGATGATTTACGCTTCCGGCAATCCTTACGACTCAAGCGCATCATTGGGCGGAGTTACCGACATCTGGAAAAAGCAGGCAATTTACGCTGCCGGCGGATTTCTCGGTTTTATTTTCATCAACTCCTTCAATTACAAAAAACTCGGCGCGATGAGCGGCTGGCTTTACATCGGCATCATTATCCTGCTCGCTCTTTTACTTGTCGATAGTTTCGTCGATATACCTTTTGTACCTGTCAAGAAAGGTTCCCGGCGGTGGATAACGTTCGGCTCGTTTTTGCAGATTCAGCCTTCGGAATTTTTTAAACTTATTTACATCATCGCGCTCGGCTGGCATTTGCGATACCGAAGCAACTATCGAAATTTATTTTCTCTTGTGCCGCCGTTCATACTCACGATTATACCGATGGGCCTGATTTTTCTGGAGCCTGATTTGGGCACGGTTCTTCTGATGCTTCCTGTCTTTTTGACAATGCTGTTTCTTGCCGGCGCAAAAGTTAAGCATTTAGTCTTGATAATTCTGGCCGGAACAATCGCACTACCGGTCCTCTGGCTCAATATGCACGATTATCAGCGTATGCGCGTAAGCTCTGTTCTTTTACAGAGCCGACTTGACGGCAGCGACAACTGGCTCAAACAGCAATGTATGGAAAAACCCTGGCTGGCGAAACTGCTCGGCGTTTCTGCCGAACGGCTCCGCACATGGGAAGCGGACGAAGGCTTTCATTTGACAAGGTCGAAACTGGCAATCGCCTCCGGAGGTTTGAGCGGACAAGGATACAGAAGCGGGCCTTTTGTAAAATATTATACCTTCCTGCCGGAAAAACATAACGATTTTATCTTCGCGTTTATCAGTCATCAATGGGGCTTTGGAGGCGGCCTGCTGGTTATAGGTTTGTATGCGATGTTAGTCGCCTGCGGACTGGAAATCGCATCGGCCAGTACCGATATGTTCGGCAGTTACGTCGCTGCGGGAATCAGCATCATTTTCGCGATTCAGGTGATTGTAAATATCGGTATGAATACCGGCCTGATGCCGATTACGGGAATTACACTGCCGCTGATCAGCTACGGCGGGTCGAGCCTTGTGGTAAATATTATGTCCGTCGGGTTAGTCAATAATATCGGCCGAACCAAGTAG
- a CDS encoding prepilin-type N-terminal cleavage/methylation domain-containing protein has translation MIKKSGCKLRVEFGFTLIELLVVISIIAMLLSILMPALGKAREQARRIDCQSHLEQLTTAWHMYANSNDDKLCSSDTRIAPIFNYTACWVNDGIADVNNLKGGNEDCIKNGVLWPYLKTIKVYECQNASNYKSINARPNRIRDYSLAKTMGFPNDPHEQLGKVTPLATKEPSLTYRVFSRIKIPSEKMTFIDADGGYRVKGLDWLCGPFWPVVEGSNGVRWEIGEKLLFGHTNANIITARHNNGCNLSFADGHCSYWKYKDKRTIKMCVEQTDREFQYDASTNNPDLEYAAKILEGPSI, from the coding sequence ATGATTAAAAAGAGCGGCTGCAAACTAAGAGTTGAGTTTGGCTTTACTTTAATTGAATTGCTTGTGGTAATTTCTATCATTGCAATGCTGCTTTCAATCCTTATGCCTGCCCTTGGCAAAGCAAGAGAACAGGCAAGACGCATTGATTGTCAATCGCATCTTGAACAGTTAACAACTGCATGGCACATGTACGCTAACAGTAATGATGATAAACTTTGTTCGTCCGATACAAGAATAGCCCCAATATTTAATTATACGGCCTGTTGGGTCAATGACGGAATAGCTGATGTGAACAATCTGAAGGGCGGCAATGAAGATTGCATCAAAAATGGGGTTTTGTGGCCTTACTTAAAAACAATAAAAGTTTATGAATGTCAAAATGCTTCAAACTATAAATCAATAAATGCCAGGCCAAACCGTATAAGAGATTACTCTTTAGCAAAAACTATGGGATTTCCAAATGATCCTCATGAACAGTTAGGAAAAGTCACACCATTAGCTACAAAAGAACCATCATTAACTTATAGGGTTTTTTCACGGATTAAAATACCTTCAGAAAAAATGACTTTTATTGATGCCGATGGAGGATATCGCGTAAAAGGGCTTGATTGGCTATGTGGTCCCTTTTGGCCTGTTGTAGAAGGATCAAATGGTGTTAGATGGGAAATAGGAGAAAAATTACTATTTGGCCATACGAATGCAAACATTATCACAGCAAGACATAATAATGGATGCAACCTTTCGTTTGCTGATGGACATTGCAGTTACTGGAAATATAAAGACAAACGTACAATCAAAATGTGTGTTGAGCAGACAGATAGAGAATTTCAATATGACGCATCGACTAACAATCCTGATTTGGAATATGCGGCTAAAATATTGGAAGGACCGAGTATTTAA
- a CDS encoding BlaI/MecI/CopY family transcriptional regulator: MARSKITGPTDKELGILNVLWEIGPATVRQINAEINKQTKTGYTTTLKIMQIMTDKGLLVRDGSGFQHIYKPAISEENTQKQLVGNLLDRAFSGSAEKLVMRALSAKKVSAEELARIKKLLNDVKEK, encoded by the coding sequence ATGGCAAGGAGTAAAATAACGGGACCGACGGACAAGGAGCTTGGTATTCTCAATGTTCTGTGGGAAATCGGCCCTGCCACCGTCAGGCAAATCAACGCGGAAATAAATAAACAAACTAAAACAGGCTACACCACCACGCTCAAAATAATGCAGATTATGACGGACAAAGGTTTGCTTGTTCGTGATGGTTCCGGTTTTCAGCATATCTACAAACCTGCGATTAGCGAAGAAAACACTCAAAAGCAATTGGTTGGCAATCTGCTCGATAGAGCTTTTTCCGGCTCGGCTGAAAAATTGGTTATGCGTGCGCTGTCAGCGAAAAAAGTTTCCGCTGAAGAACTGGCGAGGATTAAAAAATTACTCAATGATGTGAAGGAGAAATAA